Proteins encoded by one window of Pseudomonas sp. PSKL.D1:
- a CDS encoding DUF3237 domain-containing protein, whose translation MNALNTRRNTLRLIGALCLTLATAWLPQAQASELKEKIPNRLTEELVMQINVKLGPREEMGKGPDGTRINYPIIGGTFVGKGMKGTVIPGGADMSVIREDGVSMINALYRLKTDDGQIIIIDNAGIWRLNESGLAKKAKGLELRDMKESDFYCRTTPKFKTQPGKHAWLNDYIFTGTIDGVSEHEVLISVYQIGGE comes from the coding sequence ATGAATGCATTAAACACCCGCCGCAACACACTGCGCCTGATCGGCGCCCTCTGTCTGACCCTGGCCACAGCCTGGTTGCCGCAGGCCCAGGCCAGCGAGCTGAAAGAGAAGATCCCCAACCGCCTGACCGAGGAGTTGGTCATGCAAATCAACGTCAAGCTCGGCCCGCGCGAAGAGATGGGCAAGGGCCCGGACGGCACGCGTATCAACTACCCGATCATCGGCGGCACATTTGTCGGCAAGGGCATGAAGGGCACAGTGATACCTGGTGGTGCCGACATGTCGGTAATCCGCGAGGACGGCGTCTCCATGATCAACGCGCTGTACCGCCTGAAGACCGATGACGGGCAGATCATCATCATCGACAACGCCGGCATCTGGCGCCTCAACGAGTCCGGCCTGGCCAAGAAAGCTAAGGGACTGGAGCTGCGCGACATGAAGGAAAGCGACTTCTACTGCCGCACCACGCCCAAGTTCAAAACCCAGCCGGGCAAGCATGCTTGGCTCAACGACTACATCTTCACCGGCACCATCGATGGCGTCAGCGAGCATGAAGTGCTGATCAGCGTGTACCAAATCGGCGGCGAATGA